The sequence GCGATTCGGTCACCGCCGAGTCGATGAAGCCGCAGGTATTGACCACCACCACATCGGCCGCGTCGTAGCTGGGCACGATGTCGTAGCCCTCCACGCGCAGCTGGGTGAGGATGCGTTCGGAATCGACGAGCGCCTTCGGACAGCCAAGGCTGACGAAGCCGACTTTGGGGTTCAGCTGGGACATGGAAGCAGGAGCCTGGGAAACGGAGCGGCCTTGGGCCTGGGCAAGGCCAATTATAGCGGCGTGCGGGCAGCGCTCTGAACCGCCGCGCCGGGCCAGCCCGGCCGGCTTTGCGAAACCCTCACTTTTCGCGATGCCGGTCCGGTCGATAATGCGCGCCTCCCTCGCTGCACATCAGGAATCCCCATGGGTCACTGGACCACACTCGACACCCCCGACGGCCAGGTCGCCGCCTGGCACGCCACCCCCGCCACCAGCCCGCGCGGCGGCCTGGTGGTCATCCAGGAGATCTTCGGCGTCAACGAGCATATCCGGGCAGTGGCCGACGACTACGCCGCGCGCGGCTATGAGGTGCTGGCACCGGCCTTTTTCGATCTGGAAGAAAAGGACGTACAGCTGCCCTACGACCAGGAAAGCCTGCAGCGCGGCCTGGCACTGGCCAATGCGGTCGGCCTGGAGCGCGCAGTGGAGGTTGTCAAATCCGCCGCCACGCTACTGACCCGCGCCGGCAAGGTGGGCACGGTGGGCTATTGCTGGGGCGGCTCGGTGGCGCTGCTGTCGGCCATCCGCCTGGGCCTGCCATCGGTAAGCTATTACGGCGGCCGCAACACCCAGCTGCTGGACGAAACGCCCAAGGCGCCGGTGATGTTCCATTTCGGCGAACGCGACGCCAGCATCCCGCCGGAGGCGATCCAGGCTCACCGCGAGAAACTGCCGCAGATGGAAACCTTCGTATATCCCACCGGGCACGCCTTCAACCGCAGCATCGACCCCACCCATTACGATGCCGACAGCGCCGATCGGGCACTCGAACGCACCCTGGGCTTTTTCGAGGCGCACTTGGGATGAGCGTGCCGGCATCGAGCGCCCCTTCGGCAGGCGAGTTCCAGCTGGATCCGCGGCTGGCGGCCGACAGCGTGTTTGTCGCCGACGGGCCGCTGTCGCAGGTGCGCCTGATGGACGACACCCGTTTCCCCTGGCTGGTGCTGGTGCCGCGCGTGGCCGATGTCAGCGAGTGGATCGATCTGGATGGTGGCCAGCAGCGCCTGTTGCTGGCCGAAATCAACCAGCTTTCGCAACTGCTACGCGCGGAGCCTGCGGTGACAAAGCTCAACATCGGAGCACTGGGCAATATCGTGCAGCAGCTGCACGTGCACCTGGTCGGCCGTCATCCCGGCGATGCGGCCTGGCCAGGGCCGGTCTGGGGCAGCGGCCCGGCTCAGCGGTTTGCCGCCGACACACTGCAGGAGCGTGTCGCGGCATGGGCGCAGCGGCTACGATAGGCGCCCGTTCGCCAACCTGCCCTCTCGCATGAAATCCAATGTCGTCGCCGCACTGATCCTGATCCTTGTGGGCCTGCTGTTTCTGGCCAACAACCTGGGCTGGACCAACCTCAGCCTGGGCAAGCTGATCGCCACCTGGTGGCCGGCGGCGCTGGTGGCCTGTGGCATTGGCATGCTGTTCGGGCGTGGCAAGTAGGTAAGGCTGGGATTCGGGATCGGGGAAGCGTCAGAGCGGTGTATTTACGCTGAAGGCTCTCCATCCGTCGGCGTGTAATTCCTGGCCTGGCATTGCAAATGAATCACCCGGCGCTCCCCTCTCCCGCCGGAAGAAAGATGCCCCGCGGGGCGGATGAGGGGCACGGGCGAAGCCTCGCCAACCACTGCTAGCAGTCTCTCAGACCTTGCAGCTTGTGCGCCATGGCGAGCGCTGCACGTTTGCCTGCCCGATTGGGAAAGCTGGTGCGCACCATCTGGTCTGGCACCGAAAGACGAATCGCCTAGCTCCCTTTCCCATCTCCACTCGAGTGTAAAGATGCGCGCACGAGGCGGATGCGGGTACGGGCGAAGCCTAATGCGCTATCGATGCCGCTTCGAAATGGAACGCTCGACATCTCCGCCAACGCTGCTTTTCGCGTTGGTCGCGGCTAGCGAGCAGCGGCGGCGCCCACACCTGCGCCAGCGGCCGTCCACGCATGGCGCTGCCGACATGACGTTTGTCATCGGCGATTGTTGACTTCCGGCACCTGATCGACGGGCGCATCGAGCGCAGCATGTCCTCACACCAACCGAGGATGTCGTCATGAACTACCGTCTGATTCCTGCCCTGTTCCTGATCGTCCTGGGCGCGCTGTTTCTGCTGGACAACCTGGGGTTAGCGCAGATGGATGTGGGCCACCTGACCGCGACCTGGTGGCCGGTGTTCCTGATTGCCGCCGGTGTGCGCCAATTGCTGCGCTACCGCGAGAAGGCGGCCGCGACCTGTTGAAGGCTACGGCCGCACCAACGCATCAGGTGCGCGGCAACGTCACGCCGGTCTGGCCCTGGTACTTGCCGCCGCGGTCCTTGTACGAGGTTTCGCACACTTCGTCGGACTGGAAGAACAACATTTGCGCCACGCCTTCGTTGGCGTAAATGCGCGCCGGCAGTGGCGTGGTATTGCTGAATTCCAGGGTCACGTGGCCCTCCCACTCCGGCTCCAGTGGGGTCACGTTGACGATGATGCCGCAGCGCGCGTAGGTGCTCTTGCCCAGGCACACCACCAGCGTATCGCGCGGGATGCGGAAATATTCCACCGTGCGCGCCAGTGCGAAGCTGTTGGGCGGGATGATGCAGACGTCCGATTCGATATCGACAAAGCTGCCCGGATCGAAATGCTTGGGGTCGACGATCGTCGAGTTGATGTTGGTAAAAATCTTGAACTCGCGCGAGCAGCGCACGTCGTAACCGTAGCTGGAGGTGCCGAAGCTGACGATGCGCTGGCCGACGGCGTCGTGCTTGATCTGGCCGGGCTCGAACGGCTCGATCATCGCGTGCTGCTCGGCCATGCGCTTGATCCAGCGGTCGCTCTTGATGCTCATGCGGTGTTCCTTGAAGACGGAAGGCGGCAGGCCGGGCGGCCCGCGCGAAAGACGGCAAAGTCTAGCAGCGGCCGGCACCGGAGGCCGGCCGACGCGTTACAGCAGCGAGGCGGAAATCGGGATACTGGCGCGCGGGCGCTTGCCCAATTCTTCCGACAAGCGGCTGGCGGCCACCAGATAGGCCTGGCCGGCCGCAGAGTCCGGCGCCGCAATCACGATCGGCTGGCCGGCATCGCCCTGCTCGCGGATTCCTACATCCAGCGGCAGCGACCCCAGCAGCGGCACGCCGTACTGCGCGGCCATGCGCTCGCCGCCGCCTTCGCCGAACAGATGCTCGCGATGGCCGCAGTTGCTGCAGGTGTGCACCGCCATGTTCTCGATGATGCCCAGCACCGGCACTTCGACCTTTTCGAACATCTTCAGCGCCTTGCGCGCATCCAGCGTGGCAATGTCCTGCGGCGTGGTCACGATCACCGCGCCGGCCACCGGAATCTTCTGCGACAAGGTCAGCTGGATGTCGCCGGTGCCAGGCGGCAGATCGATCAGTAAATAATCCAGGTCGTCCCACAGCGTGTCGTTGAATAGCTGGGTCAATGCCGAGGTGGCCATCGGACCGCGCCAGATCATCGGGGTGTCCTGATCCACCAGCAGACCGATCGACATCGCCTCGATTCCAAAAGCGCGGAGCGGTTCGATCGACTTGTTATCCGGGCTGTCCGGCTTACCGCTCAACCCCAGCATCGCCGGCACGCTCGGCCCATAGATGTCGGCGTCCAGCACGCCCACGCGCGCGCCCTGCTGCCGCAGCGCCAGCGCCAGATTTACCGCGGTGGTGGACTTGCCCACCCCGCCTTTGCCCGACCCTACCGCAATCACATTGCGGATACGCGGGTGCGGCGCCAGTGCGCCCTGCACCGCGTGCGCGGCGATCCTGCGTTCGCCGCTCATGCCTGGCTGCCTGCTGCGCCGCCGGCCATTGCGCACGGCTCGTTGTTCCACTTCATCGTTCCCATTACCTATCCCATTCGTCGAGTGCGGCTGCGCGAACCATGCCGATCGCGCGGCGAAAGACGTCCAGTTTAGCGGCTCATGTCGGTTGCCTCCGCTGTCGGCCTCGCCGCACAACTCACGTACGCCATGTCATTCGACGACATATTTCACAATTGTGGACACGGAATGAAGGACTTGTTACGTTCGAGCTCCGATTCAGCCCGCGCTCAGCGAGCGCAGCTGTGGAACTCATCCAGCAAGGAATTTGCACGTTCATGTCGAGTCGTCTCCCGCACCCTACCCGTCGCCATCGTTTGAGCGCCGCTCTGTTGGTCGCGCTAGTCGCACCCGCCGGTCACGTTGTCGCGCAGTCCGAAAATGGCGTGGCTCCGGACACCACCGACCTGGACAAGGTCACCGTCACCGGCTCACGCATTGCGCGTACTGGCTTCGTCACCCCGTCACCGGTCACCGCGATCACTGCCGAAGAGATCCGTGCCACCGGCGCCACCACCATCAGCGACCTGATGGCGCGCATGCCCGCACTAGCACCCACCTACACACTGGGCAATTCCACCCGCTTTATCGGCACTGCCGGCCTGGGCCTGCTTGACCTGCGCGGGATGGGCACCGATCGCACGCTGGTACTGGTCAACGGGCGCCGCCATGTGGGTTCCAGCCCGGGCTCGACCGCGGTGGACGTCAACACGATTCCGGTGGAATGGGTCGAACGTGTGGAAGTCATCACCGGCGGCGCGTCAGCGGTGTACGGCGCCGACGCAGTGGCCGGCGTCGTCAACTTCATCCTCAAGAAAAGTTTCACTGGGTTCGAGACGCGGGCACAGACCGGCCTGGCCGATGAAGGCAACTACAACCGCTCGTTCGCCAGCTTCTCTGCCGGCACCGACTTTGCGCAAGGCCGCGGCAACATCGCGATCTCGGGCGAATACAGCAAGCAGGATCGCTTCGGTCGCGGCAACCGCGCCATCGGTCGCGAGTACCTGGTGAGTGTGCAGAACCCCGGCTTCGACCCCAGCCGCCCGCCAAGCGAAAGCAACCCCCAGACCGTGCTGAGCGGCCCGGGCGGCAACCATTCGACTTCCTATGGCGGCACCTTCAACCTGGGCACGTTCGATTTCCGCAACCCGGCCACCTACGGCAACCGCTATCTGTTCAATGACGATGGCACGTTCCGCCGCAACCGCTACAACGGCACGGTGGTCAGCAACACCTCATGCGTGGATTGCGACTTCGCCGATCTCAACGCCGTGGCCGACCTGCAGCCCGGCTTCGATCGCAAGAGCGTCAACACGATGGTGAACTTCGAACTCAGCGAAAACCATCGCCTGTTCTTCGAAGGAAAGTACAGCGAGACCGATTCGGAATTTTTCGGCCAGCCCGCCTTCGACAGCTCGCTGCGCGTGCGCCGGCAGAACCCGTACGTGAGCCCGGAACTCGGCGCCCTGATGGATTCACGCGGCGCCACCCAGATCCTGATGAACCGCTTCAACGTCGATGCTGGCCGCCGCGGCGAAAACATCGAACGCAAGACCTACCGCGCCGTGCTGGGCGCCGAAGGCAACTTCACCGACAACTGGACCTATGACGTGTCTGCCAACTACGGCAAGACCACGGTCGACCGCCTCAACCTCAACAACCGCATCAACGAACGCTGGCAGGCCGGTATCGATGCCGCACGCGATGCCAACGGCAACATCGTCTGCCGCACCACGCTGGACCCGAACGCGATCAACCCCAACACCAACCGCGTGTATTCGGCATTGGCGCGCGAAGGTTGCGTGCCTTTCAGCATCTTCGGCAACGGTGCGGTCACCCCGGAAGCGGCTGCGTGGTTCAACACCACTGCGCGCTCGCAGGCCAAAATCCAGCAGACCGTGTTCAGCGCATCGGTCGCCAACAGCAACCTGCTGTCTCTGCCGGCGGGCGACATCGGTGTTGCCGGCGGCGTGGAATACCGCAAGGAACAAAGCGAGGAAATCACCGACCCGTTGGCTGCGTCCGGGGTGACCTTCCTCAATGCCATTCCCAACAGCGGCGGCGAGTACACCGTCAAGGAAGTCTTCGTCGAAAGCACCATTCCGCTGCTCGCCGGCCTGCCCGGCGTAGACCGGCTGGCGCTGGATGTGGCCGGGCGCTATTCGGACTACGACAGCATCGGCTCGACCAAGACCTGGAACATCGGTCTGGACTGGACCATCCTCCCGTCGCTGCGCTTGCGCGGCACGCTGGCCCAGGCGGTACGCGCGCCCAGCATTGGCGAGCTGTACGACTCGCAGAGCGAGAACTTCGCGACCATCAACGATCCTTGCAACTACCTGCCGACCAATTCCAATCGTCCTGGTACTGCCGGCGACGTGGCATTGCGCCAGGCCAACTGCAGCGCGCTGGGCGTGCCGGTCGGCTGGATCGACACCTACACCGCCACCCGTCCGGGCGTGAGCGGGGGCAATCCGGAGTTGAAGCCGGAGCGCGCGCGCAGCCTGTCGTATGGTCTGGTCTGGCAACCGGAATTCTTCGAAGGCTTCGGCATGTCGATCGACTACTGGCGCATCGACTTGCAGGACGCGATCGGCACGGTGACTGCAGAAACCAACGCCACGCGCTGCGTAGACAACCCGGGCGGCATCAACAACAGCTTCTGCGGCTTCGTGCAGCGCGCCCCGCTTGGCGGATTCACCGACCCGCAGGGCCGCATCTATCCCGAGCACAGCATCATCGGCTGGCAGGCGCTCAACGAAAACCTGTCACGCTCGCGGCGTGTGGGCGTGGATCTGGAAATGGACTACCGCTTCCAGCTCGGCGAAGGCAACACCGTATTGCGCCTGGTCGGCACCCGCCTGATCCAGTCACGCGAATGGGTCTTCCAGGATTTCCCGGCCGAGTACGACGAGTACGTGACCTACGTGACCGACCCACGCTGGCGTGCGCAGTTCCAGACCAAATACAACTGGAACGAATGGCGCGCCTCGTGGGACATGAACTACGTTGACGGCAACCTGCGCGTGACCCCGGAGAGCTACAACAGCAACCCGGGTTCGGCCAGCCCGATCAAGAATGGCTCGTACACTTACCACAACTTCCAGTTCGGCTATCAGTTCCCCGGCTCGAAGATCGACGTCTACCTCGGCATCGACAACGCCTTCGACAAGGATCCGCCCCGCAACTACTTCGGCTCGGATTTCAACTCGGCGTTGTACGACAACGTTGGTCGCTTCTTCTACCTGGGGACAACAGTGCGGTTTTGACTGGAAGTGATGCTTGAAATGAAGCCCCGCATGCCGGGGCTTTTTTTTGCCCTCTGATTTGATCGGGCCAAGCGGATCCTGAGCGCTACAGCCGTAGTCGCGATCGCTTAGCAGCGCCAAATAACCTGCATCAAATGTAACTAATGGTTCGCACTGCATTGTCGAGGTTGTTTATTGGTTTGTGGCGCACGGCGCGAATTTGTGCCGAATTCCCCATTTTCGATGCGGATTGCCCCTATTTCATTAATAAATCGTTTCAACTGCTTGCACTGCCAAGCAGACATTCATTACGTTCGGGTTAAGGCCATCTGACTCCGCGATGACCGCCCCTTATCCGCACTCCCAGTTGAAAGGTCAGGAATGAGCAATCAGTTTCGTCGCCAAATCCTCAAGCGCACCGCTCTCGCCGTTGTCCTTGGCGCTTGCCTAGCCAACGGCGCGGTCTACGCGCAGAGCACCACTGGCAGCATCTATGGCAGCGCCCCCTCCGAAGCCGGCAGCACGATCGTCGTGCAGAGCGACACCGGCCTGAGCCGTACCATCACCGTCGACGCAAACGGCCGTTACAACCTCGGTTCGCTGCCGGTTGGCGCCTACACCGTCACCCTGAAGCGCGGCGACCAGGTCGTCGACACCCGCAAGAATGTGCAGCTGCGCGTTGGCTCGGGCACCGAAGTCTCGTTCGCTGGCGCCAGCGCCGGGGGCAGCAATGCGGATGCAACCACGCTTGGTGCAATCACTGTCACCGCTGCCAATGCGCCGAAGATCGATGTGAGCTCGACGAGCTCGCGCTCGGTAATCACCTCGGAACAGCTGGCCACACTGCCGCTGGGCCGTAGCGCCGAAGCGATTGCGTTGTTGGCACCGGGTGCAGTGTCCGGCGCGGGTGCATTCAACAATGGCTCGCGCTCGGTAGTGTCTTTCGGTGGCTCAGGTGTTACCGAAAATGCGTATTACATCAACGGCTTCAATGTCAGCAATCCGTTGAGCAACCTGGGCGGCGTCAGCCTGCCTTACGGCGCGATTGACCAGCAGGAAACCTACACTGGCGGCTATAGCGCGAAGTACGGCCGCTCGACCGGCGGCGTGATCAATCAGTTGGGCAAGCGTGGTACCAACGAATGGCATTTTGGGGCGCAGGCGGTATGGGAACCGAAGAATCTTTCGAGTTCGGTTGGTGATGTCTGGTATCCGACCAATACGCTTAACTCCAACCCGCGTTACCGCTATGAAGATCCGGAGCTGGCAGGCACGATGTACCGCAGCAGCAAGGATGACGTGCAGAGCCGTACTGTGTATAGCGCCTATGCAGGCGGCCCTCTGATTGAAGACAAGCTGTTTATTTTCGTGGCAGGCGAGACCGACAAGACCGATGGCGCGGTCACCAGCACGGCGACAGCCGCCAGTGCGCAGGGACGTAATCACTACGACTACAGCTCGCCGAAGTTTTACGGAAAGGTCGACTGGAACATCAACGACAGCAACATCCTCGAGTACACGCGCATCGAGAACACCGATCGCCGTGCGGGCTCGTACAGCAACTACAGCTACGACACTATGTCGGATGGCGGCCCGTCCGGGCTGTATCCGGACACCTACAAGATCAAAGACACCTACGATATCTTCAAGTACACCGGCTACATCACCGACGACCTCACCCTGAATGCGACATGGGGAAGGAGCACGCAGCACAATCAGCAATTCAATCCGCTGATCTCCACGCTTCCGTTCATCGCAGGGTTGAACCTGCAGAACCCCGCAATCAACGGCGGTACACCGGTCTCCAACGATCAAGCCACGAATCGTTCGAAGGCCGATGATCCGATCAACAAGACCCGCAACCTGCGTCTGGAGTTGAATTATCGGCTTGGCGATCACGACCTGACCGCCGGCGTCGACAACATGTACTTCAATGCTTACGACGAGGGCGTTCGCACAACAGGTCCTGGCTACCAGTGGATCTATAACCGCGCCGTTGACGAGGTCACGCCCGTGCGCGGCTCGCTAGGCGTCGGAGCAACTGGCGCAGGGACCAATGGTTACTACGCGCAGCAGCGCATCTTCACCACGACCACCAGCATGGCAGTGGAGCAGAAGGCGTATTACCTGGAAGATCGCTGGCAGGTCAACGACAACTGGCTGTTGACGCTTGGCATCCGCAACGACAAATTCACCAACTTCAACAGCGATCATGTCGCCTACGTCGACAGCGGCGACCAGTGGGCACCGCGCGTCGGCGCCAGCTGGGATGTTTTCGGCGATTCGTCGTTGAAGGTTTTCGCCAACCTCGGCCGCTACTATCTTGCATTGCCCAACCAGGTGGCGATCCGCGGTGCGTCGGCATCCACCTACACCGACGAATACTTCGCCTACACCGGTATCGACGCCAACGGCGAGCCGACCGGCTTGCGCCCCATCGGTCCTGGCCCGGTCTCGAGCAATGGCGAATACGGCCAGGCACCGGATCCGAATGCTTTCGCGCCGACGGATCTGAAGTCCCAGTACCAGGATGAGTTCATCCTTGGATTCGAAAAGACCCTTGGCGAAAGCTGGAATTCGGGCGCCAAGGTCACCTATCGCAAGCTCCAGGCTGCCATTGACGACGTCTGCGACACCGGCCGTATGGCCGACAAGATCGACGCCAGCGGCGGCGATTCTGGTTCGGTGGAGATCCCCGGCTGCGTGATGTTCAACCCCGGCAAGACCAATACCTACAACCTGCCCAACTCGGATGGATCCGGCTACACACAGGTCGCCATGTCACAGTCGGACTGGGGTTTCACCGACAAGGCCAAGCGTAGCTACGTGTCCGTCGATTTGTTCTTGGAACATCCCTTCGACGAGAAGTGGTATGGCCGCGTCGACTACACGTGGTCACACAGCTATGGCAACACCGAGGGCCAGGTGAAGTCCGACCTGGGCCAGGCCGACGTTTCGAAGACCCAGGACTGGGATGCAGCCGCGTTGATGTATTACGCCGGCGGCAGCCTGGCCAATGATCGCCGTCATCAGATCAAGGCGTTTGGGGCATATCAGATCACTCCGGAATGGATGGCTTCTGCAACCCTGCGCGTCATGTCGGGCACGCCGATTTCCTGCCTGGGTTTCTACGGCGGCCCGGATGCAGCGTCGGTTGACTACGACCCGATTGGCTATGGGTCGGGCTACCACTACTGTGGGGGCGAACCCTCGCCTCCTGGCGATGCCGGGCGCACCCCCTGGATCAAGAACCTAGACCTGGGTCTGACATACCGTCCCTCGTTCGCCGATCACAAGCTGGCGCTGGGCGTGCAGGTCTTCAATGTCCTCAACGACCGCACCGCCAATCGTGTCGACGGGGTGTACGAAGGCGACTCTCCGTTTGTCGTATCGAACACCTACCGAGTGGGGCTGCAGCCCTACAACTACAACGTGCCGCGCTACGTCCGCCTGACTGCATCGTACGACTTCTGATGGTGTGCGAGCCGAAAGCGTCGATTCGACGCTTTCGGTATCGGCTGGACGCTTACTTCAGGCCTCGGTATTTCTGAGGCCTTTTTTTTGGCTGCCATCGCCGGTCGCGTCAGCCGCCCAGAATCACCCGCGCCGCATTATGCCCAGGCGCGCCGGTCACCCCACCGCCGGGGTGGGTTCCCGAGCCGCAGAGATATAGCCCAGGTACCGCACCGCGATATGCGCCCTGCCCCAGCATCGGGCGTGCACTGAAGAGTTGATTGAGGCTAAGCGCGCCGTGGAAGATGTCGCCACCGACTAGGCCGAAGATGCGTTCCAGGTCGAGTGGACTCAGAACCTGGCGCCCCAGGACCGATGCGGCAAATCCGGGAGCATAGCGTTCCACAGTGGCGATCATCAGGTCGGCCACCTCGTCGCGATGATCGTCCCAATGG comes from Xanthomonas vesicatoria ATCC 35937 and encodes:
- a CDS encoding TonB-dependent receptor plug domain-containing protein, yielding MSSRLPHPTRRHRLSAALLVALVAPAGHVVAQSENGVAPDTTDLDKVTVTGSRIARTGFVTPSPVTAITAEEIRATGATTISDLMARMPALAPTYTLGNSTRFIGTAGLGLLDLRGMGTDRTLVLVNGRRHVGSSPGSTAVDVNTIPVEWVERVEVITGGASAVYGADAVAGVVNFILKKSFTGFETRAQTGLADEGNYNRSFASFSAGTDFAQGRGNIAISGEYSKQDRFGRGNRAIGREYLVSVQNPGFDPSRPPSESNPQTVLSGPGGNHSTSYGGTFNLGTFDFRNPATYGNRYLFNDDGTFRRNRYNGTVVSNTSCVDCDFADLNAVADLQPGFDRKSVNTMVNFELSENHRLFFEGKYSETDSEFFGQPAFDSSLRVRRQNPYVSPELGALMDSRGATQILMNRFNVDAGRRGENIERKTYRAVLGAEGNFTDNWTYDVSANYGKTTVDRLNLNNRINERWQAGIDAARDANGNIVCRTTLDPNAINPNTNRVYSALAREGCVPFSIFGNGAVTPEAAAWFNTTARSQAKIQQTVFSASVANSNLLSLPAGDIGVAGGVEYRKEQSEEITDPLAASGVTFLNAIPNSGGEYTVKEVFVESTIPLLAGLPGVDRLALDVAGRYSDYDSIGSTKTWNIGLDWTILPSLRLRGTLAQAVRAPSIGELYDSQSENFATINDPCNYLPTNSNRPGTAGDVALRQANCSALGVPVGWIDTYTATRPGVSGGNPELKPERARSLSYGLVWQPEFFEGFGMSIDYWRIDLQDAIGTVTAETNATRCVDNPGGINNSFCGFVQRAPLGGFTDPQGRIYPEHSIIGWQALNENLSRSRRVGVDLEMDYRFQLGEGNTVLRLVGTRLIQSREWVFQDFPAEYDEYVTYVTDPRWRAQFQTKYNWNEWRASWDMNYVDGNLRVTPESYNSNPGSASPIKNGSYTYHNFQFGYQFPGSKIDVYLGIDNAFDKDPPRNYFGSDFNSALYDNVGRFFYLGTTVRF
- a CDS encoding LiaI-LiaF-like domain-containing protein, encoding MNYRLIPALFLIVLGALFLLDNLGLAQMDVGHLTATWWPVFLIAAGVRQLLRYREKAAATC
- a CDS encoding dienelactone hydrolase family protein → MGHWTTLDTPDGQVAAWHATPATSPRGGLVVIQEIFGVNEHIRAVADDYAARGYEVLAPAFFDLEEKDVQLPYDQESLQRGLALANAVGLERAVEVVKSAATLLTRAGKVGTVGYCWGGSVALLSAIRLGLPSVSYYGGRNTQLLDETPKAPVMFHFGERDASIPPEAIQAHREKLPQMETFVYPTGHAFNRSIDPTHYDADSADRALERTLGFFEAHLG
- the apbC gene encoding iron-sulfur cluster carrier protein ApbC, which gives rise to MSGERRIAAHAVQGALAPHPRIRNVIAVGSGKGGVGKSTTAVNLALALRQQGARVGVLDADIYGPSVPAMLGLSGKPDSPDNKSIEPLRAFGIEAMSIGLLVDQDTPMIWRGPMATSALTQLFNDTLWDDLDYLLIDLPPGTGDIQLTLSQKIPVAGAVIVTTPQDIATLDARKALKMFEKVEVPVLGIIENMAVHTCSNCGHREHLFGEGGGERMAAQYGVPLLGSLPLDVGIREQGDAGQPIVIAAPDSAAGQAYLVAASRLSEELGKRPRASIPISASLL
- a CDS encoding TonB-dependent receptor; this encodes MSNQFRRQILKRTALAVVLGACLANGAVYAQSTTGSIYGSAPSEAGSTIVVQSDTGLSRTITVDANGRYNLGSLPVGAYTVTLKRGDQVVDTRKNVQLRVGSGTEVSFAGASAGGSNADATTLGAITVTAANAPKIDVSSTSSRSVITSEQLATLPLGRSAEAIALLAPGAVSGAGAFNNGSRSVVSFGGSGVTENAYYINGFNVSNPLSNLGGVSLPYGAIDQQETYTGGYSAKYGRSTGGVINQLGKRGTNEWHFGAQAVWEPKNLSSSVGDVWYPTNTLNSNPRYRYEDPELAGTMYRSSKDDVQSRTVYSAYAGGPLIEDKLFIFVAGETDKTDGAVTSTATAASAQGRNHYDYSSPKFYGKVDWNINDSNILEYTRIENTDRRAGSYSNYSYDTMSDGGPSGLYPDTYKIKDTYDIFKYTGYITDDLTLNATWGRSTQHNQQFNPLISTLPFIAGLNLQNPAINGGTPVSNDQATNRSKADDPINKTRNLRLELNYRLGDHDLTAGVDNMYFNAYDEGVRTTGPGYQWIYNRAVDEVTPVRGSLGVGATGAGTNGYYAQQRIFTTTTSMAVEQKAYYLEDRWQVNDNWLLTLGIRNDKFTNFNSDHVAYVDSGDQWAPRVGASWDVFGDSSLKVFANLGRYYLALPNQVAIRGASASTYTDEYFAYTGIDANGEPTGLRPIGPGPVSSNGEYGQAPDPNAFAPTDLKSQYQDEFILGFEKTLGESWNSGAKVTYRKLQAAIDDVCDTGRMADKIDASGGDSGSVEIPGCVMFNPGKTNTYNLPNSDGSGYTQVAMSQSDWGFTDKAKRSYVSVDLFLEHPFDEKWYGRVDYTWSHSYGNTEGQVKSDLGQADVSKTQDWDAAALMYYAGGSLANDRRHQIKAFGAYQITPEWMASATLRVMSGTPISCLGFYGGPDAASVDYDPIGYGSGYHYCGGEPSPPGDAGRTPWIKNLDLGLTYRPSFADHKLALGVQVFNVLNDRTANRVDGVYEGDSPFVVSNTYRVGLQPYNYNVPRYVRLTASYDF
- the dcd gene encoding dCTP deaminase, translating into MSIKSDRWIKRMAEQHAMIEPFEPGQIKHDAVGQRIVSFGTSSYGYDVRCSREFKIFTNINSTIVDPKHFDPGSFVDIESDVCIIPPNSFALARTVEYFRIPRDTLVVCLGKSTYARCGIIVNVTPLEPEWEGHVTLEFSNTTPLPARIYANEGVAQMLFFQSDEVCETSYKDRGGKYQGQTGVTLPRT
- a CDS encoding HIT domain-containing protein, translated to MSVPASSAPSAGEFQLDPRLAADSVFVADGPLSQVRLMDDTRFPWLVLVPRVADVSEWIDLDGGQQRLLLAEINQLSQLLRAEPAVTKLNIGALGNIVQQLHVHLVGRHPGDAAWPGPVWGSGPAQRFAADTLQERVAAWAQRLR
- a CDS encoding LiaI-LiaF-like domain-containing protein, which gives rise to MKSNVVAALILILVGLLFLANNLGWTNLSLGKLIATWWPAALVACGIGMLFGRGK